CCGGCGATCACGGGTAGGCAACCCTGTTTCCGGCTCAGTCGTACTGCGATGCGCCCGCCAGGGTATTGGCCAGCGTGCCGGTCATGCGCTCCAGCACCCGCTCGAACTCCAGCAGCCAGTAACCACTGCTTTCCTGCAGAGGCATGGTTTCGTCGATGAGCACTCGCTGACCGCCAGTGGCCTTGATGTGCTGCATGAACATCTCGGCATGGCGGCGCTCCCGGAAACGGCAGCGAAACCGCCGCCCCACGCGGCCGACACCCCGACTCCGGGCCACGGCCCGGGTGACACCGTCGATGAAGGCGCGCCCCAGACTGCGCTCCAGTTCCGCATCGCCGGCCTGGCCGTGCTCGGCCACGAACAGGCCCAGCCGCAGCAGCCGATTGGTGAAATACTCCGGTGGCAGGTCCAGCAACTGGTCGGCACAGATTTCGATATCGGCCACGCTGGAGCGGCCGGTGACGTACTTGGCGCGCCCCCCGTCCGTCTCGCCCTTGAACACCAGGCCTTCGCTGCCCTCGGCGTCGAGTTTCAGGATCAGCTGCTCCAGTTCTGCGACATCGCCGGGCCGGAACCGCCCGAAAATGCGGGTGGACGGCAGCCCGTAGCGCTCCAGCAGTGCCATCTTTTCCGCCTGCAGCAGAAAGCCGTCCTCCCCCTTGCGCATCATGTCGAACACGAACAGCTGCACGTCCTCGGTGACCCGGGGCGGATGCCCCTCCAGATAGGGGTTGTCCGGGCCGGCGATCTCCGCGCACAGGA
The DNA window shown above is from Aquisalimonas sp. 2447 and carries:
- a CDS encoding RNA ligase, translated to MDQQTLKDALERGKAVEGHFDGIDYARLVESMAGFRRGSAVLSDGGVVPGYPSIGRVQSLAAGLQRHYQGPFWAEEKMDGFNVRIVRDGDRTVAFSRGGFICAFSTDRLPDLLDTTALDDHPELILCAEIAGPDNPYLEGHPPRVTEDVQLFVFDMMRKGEDGFLLQAEKMALLERYGLPSTRIFGRFRPGDVAELEQLILKLDAEGSEGLVFKGETDGGRAKYVTGRSSVADIEICADQLLDLPPEYFTNRLLRLGLFVAEHGQAGDAELERSLGRAFIDGVTRAVARSRGVGRVGRRFRCRFRERRHAEMFMQHIKATGGQRVLIDETMPLQESSGYWLLEFERVLERMTGTLANTLAGASQYD